CGCGGGGGGCTGCCACGCCGCGTCGAAGGCGCGCGTCTCGCCCGGGGCGAGCGTCTCGGTGCGGAGCGCCTGGGTGAACATCCGGTCCGAGGACCAGCGCCACACCTCCGCTCCGCCGCGGGTGACCAGGAAGTCGAACGACTGCCCGCTGGGGAAGTCGAGCGTGACCGGCTGGGAGCCCGCGTTGGTGACCTGCAGCGAGAGCCGGACGCTGTCGGGGAAGGTCTCCACCTGCAGCGACGAGACCAGGGCGCCGGAGCCGCCCCCGCCCAGGGCGCCGGCGGCGCAGGCCGAGACCAGGGCTACGGCCAGAACGAGGAAGAGACGGGTGGCGGTGTGCGGCATCATCGCTTCTTCGTGAGGGGCGGAGCAGGGGGTCCCGCGCGCTCCGGGGCACGGCTCCACGGACTCCGGATCTGCCCGGATCGCAAGATAGGAGCCGGGGTTCGGGAGCGTCAAGCGCACCCCGTTCCGCGCCGTTTTCGGGAGCTTGCGAAAAATTTCACAAGCGCCTATATTGCCGGTCTGACCAGCCCGAGGGAGTGGAAAACCCGACGACGCATGGCCCTGGAACCGCGGCGAGACGAGAAGGAGCGGCCCCCCATCCCCGGGGCTGCGGAGTACATGGGGGTCGGACTCCAGTTCGCCCTCTCCATCCTCGTCTTCCTGTACGCGGGGCGGTGGCTGGACGAGAAGCTGGGCACCTCCCCCTGGCTGCTGATGCTGGGGGTGTTCGTGGGCTTCGGGGCCGCGCTCTACTCCATCGTCCGGAAGCTGGGCGGGAGCGGGGCCCGGCGGGACCGGGACCGGGAGGAGCGGCGGTGACGAAGCCCGCCGTCTTCACGCTGCTGGTGGTGGTCGTCTCGGTGCTGGTGGCGCTGGCGGGGACCGGCA
The nucleotide sequence above comes from Longimicrobiaceae bacterium. Encoded proteins:
- a CDS encoding AtpZ/AtpI family protein, which translates into the protein MALEPRRDEKERPPIPGAAEYMGVGLQFALSILVFLYAGRWLDEKLGTSPWLLMLGVFVGFGAALYSIVRKLGGSGARRDRDREERR
- a CDS encoding BsuPI-related putative proteinase inhibitor encodes the protein MMPHTATRLFLVLAVALVSACAAGALGGGGSGALVSSLQVETFPDSVRLSLQVTNAGSQPVTLDFPSGQSFDFLVTRGGAEVWRWSSDRMFTQALRTETLAPGETRAFDAAWQPPAGTSGEFVARGFLTARGHAAEQQARFRLP